In the Desulfovibrio legallii genome, TTATCTGCCTGACCCCCGCTTTTTCTCTGAACAGCTCCGCCACCCACGGCCTGCTCTGGGCGGTGCTCTCCGGCGCGGTCTACGCCCTGGTGGCCATAGCCAACCGGCGCACGGCCGCCGCCATATCCGGCATGCGGGCCTGCTGGTGGCAAAACGTGGTCATCCTCGCCTGCCTTTTGCCCTTCACGGCCCACGCCCTGCCCGCCGTACCGTCCCTGGACTGGCTGTGGATAGCCTGCCTGGGCCTTTTTTGCACAGCCCTCGCTTACAGCCTCTACGTGGGCAGCCTCACGGCCCTCAAGGCCCGCCAAGCCGCCACCATCATCACCTTGGAGCCCGTCTATGCCATCCTCATGGCCTGGCTGCTCTTCGGCGACGCCCCCGGCCCCCGCACCCTCTTCGGCGGCGCACTCATCCTGGGTGCGGTCCTCTACGGCAACAAGCGGTAAGGGGGGAAAAAGGAAGACGGCCTAAAACATATCCGGCATGCCGTAGAGCCTGCCGGGCTTTTTGTCCGCCAGCCAGGCGGCGGCGCGCAAAGCCCCCTGCGCAAAAGTTTCGCGCGAATGGGCATGGTGGCTTACTTCAATGCGTTCACCAGGCCCCATGAAGTACACGGTGTGCACGCCCACCACGTCCCCGCCGCGCACGGCCTGGATGCCGATCTGCGCCTTGGGCCGCGCCCCGATAATGCCGTCCCGCGAGGAGCAACGCACATCCTCCAGCTTCCAGCCGCGCGCCTGGGCCAGGCCTTCGCCCAGGGTCAGCGCCGTGCCGCTGGGGCTGTCCTTCTTGCGGTTGTGGTGCAGCTCCACAATTTCAATGTCATAGGGTTCGCCCAGAGCGCGGGCCAGCTCCGGCAGTACCTTGCGCAGCACATTGACGCCGATGCTCATGTTGGAAGACCAGAAAATGGGCGCGCGTTGGGCCAGGGCTTCCAGTTCCGCCCTTTCCGCATCGCTGAATCCCGTGGTGCCGATGACCAGGGCGCTGCCCGCGGCGGCCACGGCCTTGGCCGAATTGAGGCTCACCACCGGCGCGGTAAAATCGATGACCACAGCCCCCGGCGCCTGGGGCAGCAGGGC is a window encoding:
- the dapB gene encoding 4-hydroxy-tetrahydrodipicolinate reductase, which gives rise to MSTAIIVVGANGRMGRTISHLAAMEPGYSLAGMVDSKEHLGKLAGAACPVADTLAALLPQAPGAVVIDFTAPVVSLNSAKAVAAAGSALVIGTTGFSDAERAELEALAQRAPIFWSSNMSIGVNVLRKVLPELARALGEPYDIEIVELHHNRKKDSPSGTALTLGEGLAQARGWKLEDVRCSSRDGIIGARPKAQIGIQAVRGGDVVGVHTVYFMGPGERIEVSHHAHSRETFAQGALRAAAWLADKKPGRLYGMPDMF
- a CDS encoding DMT family transporter, whose product is MSQASATSPAALSRHAALVRMHAATVLFGVSGILGKLCQSSAPVLVCGRALFAVAALGLLCLSRHEAPWRGLNRRDLTGLALSGALLTVHFVTFFQAIKLGGVAVGTLGFACFPAFTTLFEALAYRERPTAAELWGLAAVSLGLICLTPAFSLNSSATHGLLWAVLSGAVYALVAIANRRTAAAISGMRACWWQNVVILACLLPFTAHALPAVPSLDWLWIACLGLFCTALAYSLYVGSLTALKARQAATIITLEPVYAILMAWLLFGDAPGPRTLFGGALILGAVLYGNKR